Proteins found in one Triticum urartu cultivar G1812 chromosome 4, Tu2.1, whole genome shotgun sequence genomic segment:
- the LOC125553824 gene encoding uncharacterized protein LOC125553824, protein MATRAPKPLLSPPVEPWPQLLPPLAPLLAPSHTPEATVVVPSSSSRPSSSPSRGRTSKRTAAIGFVRIGHHLKPTWLVRSPSPSSSSCTSPAADVDSHRFGPPPASSSAHPSSLWWIPGARCHPVDYYYTERVYYYVETADDQE, encoded by the exons ATGGCTACAAGGGCACCCAAGCCCCTCCTCTCTCCCCCGGTTGAACCCTGGCCGCAACTACTTCCCCCTCTCGCGCCGTTGCTCGCTCCCTCGCACACACCCGAAGCTACCGTCGTCgtgccatcatcatcatcgcgGCCATCGTCGTCGCCTTCGCGCGGGAGGACGTCCAAGAGGACCGCGGCCATCGGCTTCGTCCGTATCGGGCATCATCTCAAGCCGACGTGGCTCGTGCGCTCGCCATCGCCGTCTTCGTCGTCGTGTACATCTCCGGCTGCCGACGTTGATTCCCACCGCTTCGGTCCACCCCCGGCTTCCTcgtctgcgcacccgagctcgcT ATggtggatcccaggagccagatgccacccaGTCGACTACTACTACACCGAGCGTGtctactactacgtggagaccgccgatgaccaggagtag